In one Prosthecochloris aestuarii DSM 271 genomic region, the following are encoded:
- a CDS encoding DUF1499 domain-containing protein, giving the protein MDVINDALHGFTRAISGLWPSPDEKPGLLNGKLRPCPGTPNCLCSETSNEAERVPPLAFQGDPLSAWKALEEVIAEMGGTVESREDDYIWSTFMMPLVGFVDDVEFRLDASHRVIQVRSASRLGYSDLGVNKARVEDIRRRLDEKSGKVAP; this is encoded by the coding sequence ATGGACGTTATCAATGATGCCCTTCATGGCTTTACCAGGGCGATTTCGGGACTCTGGCCTTCACCTGATGAAAAGCCGGGGTTGCTGAATGGTAAGCTGAGGCCTTGCCCGGGAACACCGAACTGTCTATGCAGCGAGACCAGCAACGAGGCTGAACGGGTTCCGCCCCTGGCGTTTCAGGGAGATCCCCTCAGTGCATGGAAGGCTCTTGAAGAGGTGATTGCCGAAATGGGCGGTACTGTCGAGTCGCGCGAAGATGACTATATCTGGTCAACCTTTATGATGCCTCTTGTCGGTTTTGTCGATGATGTCGAGTTTCGTCTCGACGCCTCTCACCGTGTTATTCAGGTTCGTTCCGCTTCACGTCTCGGGTATTCCGATCTCGGGGTGAACAAGGCAAGGGTAGAGGATATTCGCAGAAGACTGGACGAAAAAAGCGGCAAGGTTGCCCCTTAA
- the scpB gene encoding SMC-Scp complex subunit ScpB has protein sequence MRQKIEAVIFASEEAVPASFICQVLESGVSAAEVDDAVNALNAFYTQSGRAFRIESIAEGYRFMTIPALAPLLRKMLAPKIRRKLSQSVLEVLAVIAYQQPVSRSDIQHIRGVSPDYAVNKLLERGLIDVRGRAASVGKPLLYGTTKEFLDFFHLSSLKDLPKLREIRELARDKDIENFLMSSGDNNEQQGEYEKGYDN, from the coding sequence GTGCGACAGAAGATTGAGGCTGTTATTTTTGCTTCTGAAGAGGCTGTTCCGGCATCATTCATCTGTCAGGTCCTCGAAAGCGGAGTTTCTGCTGCCGAGGTTGATGATGCGGTCAATGCGCTGAATGCATTCTACACCCAATCCGGCAGGGCTTTCAGGATTGAATCCATTGCTGAAGGGTACCGGTTTATGACAATTCCGGCGCTTGCTCCGCTTTTGCGTAAAATGCTTGCTCCGAAGATCCGCAGAAAATTATCACAGTCAGTGCTTGAAGTTCTTGCTGTGATAGCCTACCAGCAGCCAGTCAGCCGTTCCGATATTCAGCATATACGAGGTGTGAGTCCTGATTATGCGGTCAACAAGCTGCTCGAAAGGGGGCTGATTGATGTCAGGGGCAGGGCGGCGAGCGTCGGAAAGCCGCTTTTGTATGGGACAACGAAAGAGTTTCTTGATTTCTTTCATCTTTCATCATTGAAAGATCTGCCGAAGCTTCGTGAAATCAGGGAACTTGCCCGGGATAAGGACATTGAGAATTTTCTTATGTCATCCGGGGATAATAATGAACAGCAAGGAGAGTATGAAAAAGGATATGACAACTGA
- the gltA gene encoding NADPH-dependent glutamate synthase, giving the protein MDNKTITTKQRLAIPRQEMPAQDPLKRTQNFKEVNLGYSPEAAIKEAMRCIQCKDPVCIKGCPVNIKIDEFIHLVAEGDFLGAARKIKEDNVLPAICGRVCPQEDQCEKECVLGNKHKPVAIGHLERFVADYERESGNIKTPEVRPATGKKIAVIGSGPAGLSCANDLAQLGHSVVVFEALHELGGVLMYGVPEFRLPKEIVRTEIDVLKKMGVEFQSDVVVGRSVTIDELIEEEGFDAAFIGVGAGLPWFMGIPGENLVGVLSANEFLTRVNLMKAYDFPESDTPVFDCKGKSIAVFGGGNTAMDAVRTAKRLGAEHAYIVYRRSEAEMPARVEEIHHAKEEGIEFLLLQSPVEFIGNDEHWLTGVKCLKMELGEPDDSGRRRPVAIEGSEYVLPIDMAVISIGNGSNPLIGQTTPDIEFSKRDTIVVDINTMGTSKENVYAGGDIVTGGATVILAMGAGRTAAKAIDEKLMGKSRGFDEW; this is encoded by the coding sequence ATGGACAATAAAACCATTACAACCAAGCAGCGACTGGCCATCCCCCGTCAGGAAATGCCTGCTCAGGATCCATTGAAGCGCACGCAGAACTTTAAGGAAGTCAACCTCGGCTATAGTCCGGAGGCTGCGATCAAAGAAGCAATGCGCTGCATTCAATGCAAGGATCCTGTGTGCATTAAAGGCTGTCCGGTCAATATCAAAATCGATGAATTTATTCACCTGGTCGCCGAAGGCGACTTCCTCGGCGCCGCGAGAAAAATCAAGGAGGATAATGTCCTGCCTGCGATTTGCGGAAGGGTCTGCCCCCAGGAAGACCAGTGTGAAAAAGAGTGCGTTCTGGGCAATAAGCACAAACCTGTCGCCATCGGTCACCTCGAACGATTTGTCGCCGATTACGAGCGGGAAAGCGGCAACATCAAAACCCCGGAAGTCCGCCCCGCGACAGGCAAAAAGATAGCCGTCATCGGCAGTGGTCCTGCAGGACTGAGCTGCGCTAACGACCTTGCTCAGCTCGGCCACAGCGTTGTCGTCTTTGAAGCTCTGCATGAACTCGGAGGAGTCCTTATGTACGGGGTTCCTGAATTCAGGCTGCCTAAAGAGATTGTAAGAACCGAGATCGACGTTCTGAAAAAAATGGGTGTAGAATTCCAGTCAGACGTTGTCGTGGGACGCTCGGTCACCATCGATGAACTGATCGAGGAAGAGGGATTCGATGCCGCATTCATAGGCGTTGGAGCTGGTCTTCCGTGGTTCATGGGAATACCCGGGGAAAACCTGGTCGGCGTGCTGTCGGCAAACGAGTTCCTGACAAGGGTCAACCTCATGAAAGCTTATGACTTCCCTGAAAGCGACACTCCGGTCTTTGACTGCAAGGGCAAAAGCATTGCCGTGTTCGGCGGAGGCAATACCGCAATGGATGCCGTAAGAACGGCAAAACGCCTGGGCGCTGAACACGCCTACATTGTTTACCGGCGTTCGGAAGCAGAAATGCCTGCCAGGGTCGAAGAGATTCACCATGCAAAGGAAGAGGGTATCGAGTTCCTTCTGCTCCAGAGCCCTGTAGAGTTTATCGGGAATGACGAACACTGGCTGACAGGCGTCAAATGCCTCAAAATGGAACTTGGAGAACCCGATGATTCAGGAAGAAGACGGCCTGTGGCTATTGAAGGTTCAGAGTATGTCCTGCCTATAGATATGGCTGTCATTTCGATCGGCAACGGCTCAAACCCGCTGATCGGGCAGACGACGCCTGATATTGAGTTCAGCAAACGCGACACCATTGTTGTCGACATCAACACCATGGGAACATCGAAAGAGAACGTCTACGCAGGCGGAGATATCGTTACCGGCGGCGCAACGGTTATTCTTGCGATGGGCGCAGGAAGAACAGCTGCCAAAGCCATTGATGAAAAACTCATGGGCAAATCCCGCGGGTTCGACGAATGGTAA
- a CDS encoding sulfide/dihydroorotate dehydrogenase-like FAD/NAD-binding protein, whose translation MYTIVSANFLAENIKKFEIEAPRIAKKRKAGQFVMLRVGEQGERIPLTIADSDSEKGTITIIAQGAGKTTRELNEKQAGDSINDIVGPLGTPSHIENFGTAVSIGGGVGAAIAYPTAVALKEAGNYVITINGARSKDLVILEKEMNSVSDEAYITTDDGSYGFHGFVTQKLQELIDSGKKIDYVLAIGPIPMMKAVSDVTRPYNIKTVVSLNPIMVDGTGMCGGCRVTVGNELKFACVDGPEFDAHLVDFTNLNDRNKIYRKEEQASDGSYQHRCHLDKQI comes from the coding sequence ATGTATACAATCGTCTCTGCAAATTTTTTAGCGGAAAATATCAAAAAATTTGAAATTGAAGCTCCGCGGATAGCAAAAAAACGAAAAGCCGGTCAGTTCGTCATGCTTCGCGTCGGTGAGCAGGGAGAGCGTATCCCCCTCACGATAGCTGACTCTGATAGCGAAAAAGGCACCATTACCATTATTGCTCAAGGTGCAGGGAAAACAACACGGGAACTCAACGAAAAACAAGCCGGTGACTCGATCAACGACATCGTAGGCCCGCTTGGAACACCTTCACACATTGAGAATTTCGGTACGGCCGTCAGCATAGGGGGTGGCGTAGGCGCTGCTATTGCTTATCCTACCGCTGTTGCGCTCAAAGAAGCCGGCAACTATGTGATCACGATCAACGGCGCCCGGTCAAAAGACCTCGTCATTCTCGAAAAGGAGATGAACTCGGTCAGTGATGAAGCCTATATCACAACCGATGACGGCTCATACGGGTTCCACGGTTTTGTCACCCAGAAACTGCAGGAACTGATCGATTCAGGCAAAAAAATAGACTACGTTCTGGCAATCGGCCCCATTCCAATGATGAAGGCCGTTTCGGATGTTACCCGTCCATATAACATCAAAACCGTCGTCAGTCTCAACCCGATCATGGTAGACGGTACAGGAATGTGCGGAGGATGCCGCGTAACCGTCGGCAATGAGCTCAAGTTCGCCTGTGTCGATGGTCCTGAGTTCGACGCTCACCTGGTGGACTTCACCAATCTCAACGACAGAAACAAGATCTACCGGAAAGAAGAACAAGCTTCCGACGGCTCATATCAGCACCGCTGTCACCTCGACAAGCAGATATAA
- the hisH gene encoding imidazole glycerol phosphate synthase subunit HisH → MVFIADYGAGNLHSVQKAFEYLGVKTVVSADASRLSEYSKVLVPGVGAFGHAIGSFNRSGFSDAIREHIDKGRHVLGICLGMQLFLTESEEMGAHRGLDVVAGKVRLFRDTDEKVPQIGWNSVDYCRDSELFRGIPDKSFFYFVHSYYCDPVHSADVVATTFFGGKNFCSAIEKNGIFAVQFHPEKSSEAGLQVLKNFAKC, encoded by the coding sequence ATGGTTTTTATTGCTGATTATGGCGCAGGCAACCTGCATTCTGTGCAAAAAGCATTTGAGTACCTTGGGGTTAAAACCGTTGTCAGCGCCGATGCTTCAAGGCTTTCAGAGTATTCGAAAGTTCTTGTGCCGGGAGTCGGTGCTTTCGGTCACGCCATAGGATCGTTCAACCGCTCCGGTTTCAGCGATGCTATCAGGGAGCACATCGACAAGGGACGTCATGTGCTTGGGATCTGTCTCGGTATGCAGCTCTTTCTTACTGAAAGCGAAGAGATGGGTGCCCACAGGGGTCTCGATGTTGTCGCAGGAAAGGTGAGGTTGTTTCGCGATACCGATGAGAAAGTGCCGCAGATTGGCTGGAACTCTGTCGATTACTGCCGCGATAGCGAGCTTTTTCGGGGTATACCCGATAAGTCGTTTTTTTATTTTGTGCATTCCTATTACTGCGATCCCGTGCATAGCGCCGATGTTGTGGCAACGACCTTTTTCGGCGGAAAAAACTTCTGTTCGGCCATTGAAAAAAATGGTATTTTCGCTGTACAGTTTCATCCGGAAAAGAGTTCGGAAGCGGGACTGCAGGTATTGAAAAATTTTGCGAAGTGCTAA
- a CDS encoding fibrobacter succinogenes major paralogous domain-containing protein has product MNIAEYCRSTFLRFFAVVAFFLVSPDLDAQTAPLSTPSVNEVRIGDQVWMAKNLDVVRYRNGDLIVQVQDPSEWEQLESGAWCYYDNSSVNGAIYGKLYNWYAVNDPRGLAPEGWRVASDSDWQELIMQLGGEKAAGSYLKSAEGWASPNVGALNTSHFTALPSGYRSSNGSFRLLGSSAVYWSATQSNEYSALSRELFNSYSAVYANSSAKTRGFAVRCLKNGPFSENPEQ; this is encoded by the coding sequence ATGAATATCGCCGAATATTGTCGTTCAACCTTTTTGAGGTTTTTTGCTGTTGTGGCTTTTTTTCTTGTTTCTCCTGATCTTGACGCTCAAACCGCTCCTCTTTCTACGCCATCAGTCAACGAGGTACGAATAGGTGATCAGGTATGGATGGCCAAAAACCTTGATGTGGTCCGTTATCGTAATGGTGATCTGATTGTCCAGGTACAGGACCCTTCCGAATGGGAGCAGCTGGAGAGCGGCGCATGGTGTTATTACGATAACAGCAGTGTCAATGGCGCAATCTATGGAAAACTCTATAACTGGTATGCGGTCAATGACCCTCGAGGTCTTGCTCCGGAAGGTTGGCGGGTTGCGTCGGATTCGGATTGGCAGGAGCTTATCATGCAGCTTGGAGGCGAAAAAGCGGCAGGCAGTTATCTGAAATCGGCCGAGGGTTGGGCTTCACCGAATGTCGGTGCTCTCAATACCTCGCATTTCACCGCTCTCCCTTCAGGCTACAGGAGCAGCAATGGTTCCTTTCGCCTTCTCGGGTCGAGCGCGGTTTACTGGTCAGCGACCCAAAGCAATGAATACAGTGCCTTGTCGAGAGAACTGTTTAACAGCTATTCCGCGGTCTATGCAAACAGTTCCGCCAAGACAAGAGGATTTGCTGTCCGTTGCCTTAAAAATGGACCTTTTTCCGAGAACCCTGAACAATAA
- a CDS encoding NYN domain-containing protein, with protein sequence MPDKGNRKAGVFIDGANLFFTQRHMGWQIDFSRLIAFFMQCFDSVEARYYVPESGALSQEQVAFNRMLEANGYTITSKPVKKIVNKETGEVVMKGNLDVELVVDALTTASRYDSFILVSGDSDFLPLIRALRSRGKDIQVYSTRGLSAWELVAEPGIGCHDFSDIRSKIELIAPHEVQQSAHAESPESVSGQAGLPTKGEIFTGSIISVKSYGIFLSNPYHVKCLLPLSFLGVETRISSLPSIVRSTDLFRVAVFDVDAEGGPPRITVKLIDRQMSGVLEERAFRFLQKNSAKN encoded by the coding sequence ATGCCTGATAAAGGAAATAGAAAAGCAGGAGTTTTCATCGATGGAGCAAATCTTTTCTTTACCCAGCGCCACATGGGATGGCAGATTGATTTTTCTCGTCTGATCGCTTTTTTCATGCAGTGTTTCGATTCTGTCGAAGCTCGTTACTATGTTCCTGAATCGGGAGCTCTTTCACAGGAACAGGTGGCATTTAACAGGATGCTTGAGGCTAATGGGTATACCATTACGTCAAAGCCGGTCAAAAAGATTGTCAATAAAGAGACCGGCGAGGTCGTCATGAAAGGCAATCTTGATGTTGAGCTGGTTGTCGATGCACTGACGACAGCTTCGAGATATGATTCCTTCATCCTCGTTTCAGGAGATAGTGATTTTCTGCCTTTGATACGAGCGCTGCGTTCCAGAGGCAAGGATATTCAGGTCTATTCGACCCGGGGGCTGAGCGCCTGGGAGCTGGTTGCTGAACCGGGTATCGGGTGTCATGATTTTTCCGATATCCGTTCCAAAATCGAACTGATCGCTCCTCACGAGGTGCAGCAATCAGCGCATGCAGAATCGCCTGAAAGCGTTTCAGGTCAAGCAGGCTTGCCGACAAAAGGCGAGATATTTACCGGATCGATTATTTCCGTGAAGTCTTACGGTATTTTTCTCAGTAATCCCTATCATGTCAAATGTCTTCTACCGTTGAGTTTTCTGGGTGTTGAAACCAGAATTTCCAGTCTGCCATCGATAGTTCGCTCTACCGACCTGTTTCGGGTTGCGGTTTTTGATGTGGATGCAGAGGGTGGTCCTCCCCGCATTACCGTCAAACTCATCGATCGTCAGATGTCGGGTGTGCTCGAAGAGCGGGCGTTTCGTTTCCTGCAGAAAAACAGTGCAAAGAACTGA
- a CDS encoding pseudouridine synthase, with amino-acid sequence MKKDMTTEEGIRINKYLALCGIASRRESDRLVEAGEVMINGRIARTQGVKVHPGKDEVVVKGRILALPEEKKVYILLNKPRNIITTNRDEKDRETVLDIVSVPQRIFPVGRLDRKSTGLLLLTNDGDLAHRLMHPSSLVEKEYLAQLEKPFLEKELKNLTGGMRLKDTGEKVSSCKAKLLSDGMQVLVTIHEGKNHQVRRMFWSLGYDVKKLDRVSYAGLKVGRLRRGEWRFLNKKEVKELYQKCGSS; translated from the coding sequence ATGAAAAAGGATATGACAACTGAAGAGGGCATCCGTATTAATAAATATCTCGCTTTATGCGGGATCGCTTCGCGAAGAGAGTCTGACCGGCTTGTAGAGGCCGGAGAGGTCATGATCAATGGTCGGATTGCCAGAACACAGGGGGTCAAAGTACATCCCGGCAAGGATGAAGTTGTTGTTAAAGGCAGGATTCTGGCGTTGCCTGAAGAGAAAAAAGTGTATATTCTTCTCAATAAGCCAAGAAACATCATTACGACCAATCGTGACGAGAAGGACCGGGAGACCGTTCTTGATATTGTTTCGGTTCCGCAAAGGATTTTTCCTGTCGGTCGTCTCGACAGAAAAAGTACCGGTCTTTTGCTCCTTACCAACGACGGAGATCTTGCCCATAGACTGATGCATCCGTCCTCGCTTGTTGAAAAAGAGTACCTGGCTCAGCTTGAGAAGCCTTTTTTGGAGAAGGAACTCAAAAACCTTACTGGAGGAATGAGACTCAAGGATACGGGTGAGAAGGTCAGTTCCTGCAAGGCCAAGCTCCTGTCAGACGGCATGCAGGTGCTGGTTACGATTCATGAGGGCAAGAACCACCAGGTGAGAAGAATGTTCTGGTCGCTTGGTTATGATGTGAAAAAACTCGACAGGGTTTCCTATGCCGGTCTCAAGGTAGGACGGCTCCGTCGGGGTGAATGGCGTTTTCTCAACAAGAAGGAGGTGAAGGAGCTGTACCAGAAGTGCGGTTCATCCTGA
- the hisA gene encoding 1-(5-phosphoribosyl)-5-[(5-phosphoribosylamino)methylideneamino]imidazole-4-carboxamide isomerase, with translation MLIIPAIDIKDGKCVRLTRGDFDQQKIYLDNPRDMAIIWRKQNAKMLHVVDLDAALTGTMVNFEKIREIVATLDIPVQVGGGIRSFEDVERYLGIGVSRVVIGSAAVTNPQLIAELLATFSPSQIVVGIDAENGIPKIKGWTESSSMQDYELALEMKKLGVKRIIYTDISRDGMMQGVGYESTRRFAMKAGMRVTASGGVTSSDDLKKLQTLEQYGVDSVIVGKALYESNFPCQQLWYNYEKGMGIDCNFTTASVRGKCCF, from the coding sequence ATGTTGATTATACCGGCTATTGATATAAAAGACGGAAAGTGTGTCAGGCTTACTCGGGGTGATTTTGACCAGCAGAAAATATATCTGGACAATCCCCGGGATATGGCCATTATCTGGCGAAAACAGAACGCCAAAATGCTGCATGTCGTCGATCTTGATGCGGCATTGACCGGAACCATGGTCAATTTCGAGAAAATCAGGGAGATTGTTGCAACGCTCGATATTCCCGTTCAGGTTGGCGGCGGTATCCGCTCTTTCGAGGATGTGGAACGATACCTCGGTATCGGTGTCAGTCGCGTGGTGATAGGTTCGGCAGCGGTTACCAATCCTCAGCTGATCGCCGAGTTGCTTGCGACGTTTTCCCCTTCTCAGATCGTTGTGGGTATCGATGCTGAAAACGGTATTCCTAAAATCAAGGGATGGACGGAAAGCAGTTCCATGCAGGATTATGAGCTTGCTCTGGAGATGAAAAAGCTTGGTGTGAAGCGTATTATTTATACCGATATTTCCCGAGACGGCATGATGCAGGGCGTCGGCTACGAGAGTACCCGACGATTTGCCATGAAAGCGGGGATGAGAGTGACTGCTTCAGGCGGTGTGACGAGTTCGGACGATCTTAAAAAGCTTCAGACGCTTGAACAGTACGGTGTTGATTCCGTTATCGTGGGAAAGGCGCTGTACGAGTCTAATTTCCCCTGCCAGCAATTATGGTATAATTATGAGAAGGGTATGGGGATCGATTGTAATTTCACGACAGCATCTGTTCGCGGGAAGTGCTGCTTCTGA